The region TTTCATCCAACCCGGCAATGATTGCATCCACGCCTTGTATGACCGAACACAATTCTTTGGCCGCGTACGGCTTTTCCGGCTTTTGGACACGCACCTCATGTCCGGCCTGTTGCAGCAACTCCAGGGCTTTTTTGCAGCCGGCAAAAGAGCGGGGAGTTGTTAAAATAACTGCCATTTAGTCATGCTCCTTTCCCATTTCACTACGTTGAAAATTGGAAATCATGCTGAACTGTTCCTGCAGATTCCAGTAGACCTGTTCATACATAGTGTAAAGTTTCTCATATGTTGCATAATTATTCGGATTAGGGATAAAGGTCTTTTTAATCCCTACCATGTCGACGGCCACATCAATGCTCGGCAACAGACCCAAAGTATAAAAGCCTAAAATCGCCGCGCCAAAAGCTGCTCCTTCTTCCACATTAGGCAAAGAGATCTCGCGGCCAAGCACATCGGCCAAGATTTGCAGCCATACTTCCGAACGGGTAAAACTGCCGCTGACGCGAATTTCCTCCGCCTTGCCGGTAATTTCTTCCAACGAAAGTAAAACGCTTTTCATCCGGTAACAAATGCCTTCCAAAACAGCGCGAATAATGTGGCGTTTGTCGTGGTTTAGGGTCAACCCGAACAACACGCCTCTGGCATCTGCGTTCCAGTAGGGTGCACGCTCGCCGGTAAAGAACGGCAGTAAAATCAGTCCGTTCGCACCGGCAGGTACTTTTTGGGCATAGGTAGCAAGCAGACTATAGGAGTCAAGACCTAATTTTTCCGCTACCCGCTGTTCGGTTTCAGCGAATTTATCTCTAACCCAGCGGAAAGATATCCCGCCGTTATTGATGGCTCCTCCCAGCATCCAGCGTCCGTCTGCCAGATTATAGCACCACGTTCTGCCTTTTTCATCCGTTTTAGGCTGGTCTGCCGCCATCCGGATCGCGCCGCTGGTTCCGATGGTAATGTTGATTTGTCCGGCTTTTACCGCACCGACCCCCACATTGGCCATCATGCCGTCACCGGCACCGATGATGACAGGCAACCCGGCAGGCAGTCCCAGTCGTTGCGCAATTCCTGACTGCAGCGAGTGTTGTGTTGTTGTTGAAACTACCGCAGGCATTTTTTCTTGCGAAATGCCTAGAATATCTAAAACCTCCGGGTCCCATTCCAGGGTGAACAGATTGTACACCCCGCTGCCGCTGGCGATCGATCGATCCACCACGCGCTTGCCTGTCAACCGGTGAAATGCGTAGTCTTTTATCGAACCAAACCAAGTCACTCTCTTAAATAACTCCGGCTGCTGCTTTTTAAGCCAGTATATTTTAAGCAATGAATACATAGGATGCAACGGACAGCCGGTACGCCGGTACAACGCTTTGGCATCCAGTTTTTGCTTTAATTCTTCCAAATAAATTTGGCCCCGCGTATCCGCCCAGGTCATTAACCGGCTTAACGGACGCCCGTCTTCGCCAATGGCTAAAAAACTGTGCAGCACTGAACTGAAAGCAATCCCTTTAATCTGTGCGGCTTCATCGCCAAGCAGCCTTACCG is a window of Sporomusaceae bacterium ACPt DNA encoding:
- the xylB gene encoding Xylulose kinase; this encodes MIQPIMVGVDIGTTGIRSVAYRLDGSSTAVATEEYPLSTDQSGIAEQDADTIMMAMEAVISRTVRLLGDEAAQIKGIAFSSVLHSFLAIGEDGRPLSRLMTWADTRGQIYLEELKQKLDAKALYRRTGCPLHPMYSLLKIYWLKKQQPELFKRVTWFGSIKDYAFHRLTGKRVVDRSIASGSGVYNLFTLEWDPEVLDILGISQEKMPAVVSTTTQHSLQSGIAQRLGLPAGLPVIIGAGDGMMANVGVGAVKAGQINITIGTSGAIRMAADQPKTDEKGRTWCYNLADGRWMLGGAINNGGISFRWVRDKFAETEQRVAEKLGLDSYSLLATYAQKVPAGANGLILLPFFTGERAPYWNADARGVLFGLTLNHDKRHIIRAVLEGICYRMKSVLLSLEEITGKAEEIRVSGSFTRSEVWLQILADVLGREISLPNVEEGAAFGAAILGFYTLGLLPSIDVAVDMVGIKKTFIPNPNNYATYEKLYTMYEQVYWNLQEQFSMISNFQRSEMGKEHD